Proteins from one Deltaproteobacteria bacterium genomic window:
- the rpmG gene encoding 50S ribosomal protein L33 encodes MMRDIVILACTDCKQRNYSTTKNKRRTPGRLELKKYCRFCHKHTVHRETK; translated from the coding sequence ATGATGCGTGATATTGTCATCTTGGCTTGTACCGACTGCAAGCAGCGAAACTACTCTACGACCAAGAACAAGCGCCGGACGCCTGGCAGGCTGGAGTTAAAGAAATACTGCCGTTTTTGTCATAAACATACTGTCCATCGGGAGACGAAGTAG